A genomic stretch from Solanum stenotomum isolate F172 chromosome 8, ASM1918654v1, whole genome shotgun sequence includes:
- the LOC125873329 gene encoding E3 ubiquitin-protein ligase RING1-like, with amino-acid sequence MSSAGNSGGGEMAGNSPQNYYCYGCQNTVSLTPLPNSELSCPNCNGTFLEESQTVPPPDPITGDNPFGDDSSFSFPTDSGNGGGDELPALFDGGALFGQSPVELDPVTFINSYLRDGDATIQLLVENNLIRGGGGENGLPENFGDYFVGPDLEQLIHQLAESDLNMFGTPPAAKSAVSGLPDVKVSDELLNSDLSQCAVCKDGFKLDELVKQMPCKHMYHDGCILPWLEMRNSCPVCRFELPTDDSDYENMRSNNDNNGGLFSLGSEGGGNQGNSRTVESYAGLFSLGAEGGGNQGNPRTVERRVRISLPGLLRGLQSHAETSNSTGGGGSNDEVNNDGNRSGSGDTHGEPNPRPRGQGQANQEDLD; translated from the coding sequence ATGTCGTCGGCCGGAAACTCTGGCGGCGGAGAAATGGCCGGAAATTCACCTCAGAATTACTACTGCTACGGATGTCAGAACACTGTCAGCTTAACACCATTGCCAAATTCTGAACTCTCATGCCCTAATTGCAATGGTACATTTTTAGAAGAATCCCAAACCGTCCCTCCTCCAGATCCTATTACCGGCGACAATCCCTTCGGAGACGACTCATCGTTTTCCTTCCCCACCGATTCCGGTAACGGAGGCGGCGATGAACTTCCTGCACTCTTCGATGGTGGCGCCCTTTTCGGCCAATCACCTGTTGAACTAGACCCTGTTACGTTCATCAATAGCTATTTAAGGGATGGTGATGCTACTATTCAATTGCTGGTTGAAAACAATCTTATCCGCGGTGGTGGAGGTGAGAATGGGTTACCGGAGAACTTTGGTGACTATTTTGTGGGGCCGGATCTCGAGCAGCTGATTCATCAACTTGCTGAGAGTGACTTGAACATGTTTGGTACACCACCTGCTGCAAAATCGGCTGTTTCGGGCCTTCCTGATGTTAAGGTGAGTGATGAGCTGTTGAATTCGGATTTATCCCAATGTGCTGTTTGTAAAGATGGTTTTAAGCTGGATGAATTGGTGAAGCAAATGCCTTGCAAGCATATGTACCATGACGGCTGTATATTACCTTGGTTAGAAATGCGTAATTCGTGCCCTGTATGTCGGTTTGAGTTGCCAACTGATGATTCTGATTATGAGAATATGAGAAGTAACAATGACAACAATGGTGGTTTGTTTTCTCTGGGTTCAGAAGGTGGAGGAAATCAGGGGAATTCTAGAACAGTGGAGAGCTATGCTGGTTTGTTTTCTCTGGGTGCAGAAGGTGGAGGAAATCAGGGAAATCCTAGAACAGTGGAGAGAAGGGTTAGGATTTCATTACCAGGGCTGTTAAGGGGGCTGCAATCGCATGCTGAGACGAGCAACAGTACTGGAGGTGGGGGAAGCAATGATGAAGTGAATAATGATGGTAACCGTAGTGGTAGCGGTGATACTCACGGGGAGCCGAATCCACGTCCGCGAGGACAAGGACAAGCAAACCAGGAGGATCTTGATTAA